The nucleotide window TGAAGTTCCAAAGTGGGAACGCCATAACGATTTTGTCAGCTGCTAAAAATTGATCCAAATAGCTATTCGCGATATCAGCTAAGCGTTTTTCGTCTAGGCTTAAAGATTCACCAGCTGCTTCTTTATGTAATCCACTCATCATTGTTACATCATAATAAGGTAGATCCGCTTCAAATAAATCTAGTTCTGTTACATTATCGTCCGGATGGGACTTTTTGTATTCAGTTAGGAAAATTTCGTATAGTGCCACACTGACTGAGCGTTCGGCAGGTAAACCATTTGCTTTGATGAAAAGTACGTTTGTCATTACATCTTGCCTCCATTTTAAATTAAATTATCTATTAAGTGTAGCGTATTTTGGTTATTAGCGGCAAGTAAATTGCTTACAAAAAATTAGCCGCTAATTTTTGAGCAGATATTTTGTGCTTTTTAAAAGGAGGCGTATAATAGTTGATATATCATTTGACATGTCAACTATGGAGGTGAGAACGCTGAAACCATGTACAGAACGATCAGAATTACTTTACCGGATGCATTTGTTATCCAAGGAAATTAGCCATGTGTTTGAACAACAAACGAATATGAGTTTTACTAAAGTAGAGATTTTATTTCATATTCAACAAACACCCGGCCAAAGCCAAAATCGTTTGAAAGAAAAACTTTATATCGATTCGGCAAGTATTACCCGTCATTTGAAGCGAATGGAAGAACAAGGACTAATCGTTCGGAAAAAGCAAGACGAGAATAAGCGTTATACGTATTTATTTTTAACACCAGCTGGCGAGGCAGAACTAGCTTCCTTACTTTTGGAAAAAGAAAAATTCCAGAGAGAGGCGTTAGAAGCATTTTCAGAGGAAGAAGTTAGCGCATTACTAAAATCAGTCACAAAAATGATGAATAATGTAGAGAAAATGGAGGAGAAGTTAAAATGAAAGCAGTTGTAATTGAAAATTATGGTGGTAAAGAAGAGTTAAAAGAAAAAGAAGTAGCAATGCCAAAAGCGGGAAAAAATCAAGTTATTGTAAAAGAAGCAGCAACATCGATTAACCCGATTGATTGGAAACTTCGTGAAGGATATTTAAAACAAATGATGGACTGGGAATTCCCAATTATTTTAGGATGGGACGTAGCGGGTGTTATTTCAGAAGTTGGTGAAGGCGTTACAGATTGGAAAGTTGGCGATGAAGTATTTGCCCGCCCTGAAACGACTCGTTTTGGTACGTATGCCGAATATACAGCAGTTGACGATCACTTACTTGCACCACTTCCAGAAGGTATTAGTTTTGAAGAAGCGGCATCTATTCCACTAGCAGGCTTAACTGCATGGCAAGCATTGTTCGATCATGCCAAACTGCAAAAAGGTGAAAAAGTCTTGATTCATGCGGGTGCTGGCGGTGTTGGAACACTTGCGATTCAACTTGCAAAACATGCTGGAGCAGAAGTAATCACAACAGCTAGTGCGAAAAACCACGAATTACTTAAATCACTTGGAGCAGACCAAGTCATTGATTATAAAGAAGTTAATTTTAAAGATGTCCTTTCTGATATCGATGTCGTGTTTGACACAATGGGCGGCCAAATCGAAACAGACAGCTACGATGTATTAAAAGAAGGAACAGGACGTTTAGTTAGTATCGTTGGGATTTCAAATGAAGATCGTGCGAAAGAAAAAAATGTAACAGCAACTGGAATTTGGCTTCAACCAAACGGCGAACAGTTGAAAGAACTAGGAAAATTACTTGCTGATAAAACAGTTAAACCAATCGTTGGCGCAACTTTCCCATTCTCTGAAAAAGGTGTTTTCGATGCCCATGCATTAAGCGAAACGCACCATGCGGTAGGAAAAATAGTCATTTCATTTAATAAATAAGATTTTCGAGAAGCTAGATGCTGTCATCTAGCTTTTTTTGTTGTTTGCTGGAACATGGTAGATGGGCTATAATAGCAAAAAAAGGTGGGACGGGGATTTTATTCTTCTATAAGAAAAGCAAGGTCACTCGCGACTTCTAAATCACTAAGTTGTTTCGCGATAATATCCGCGCCAGTATTTAGAAAGATAGCCATTTGACTGAGAACGCGAAGGCTAATATCAGAAGTGCGAATATCTTTGTTGATGAGTTTTTGCAAAGTTCCTTTTTTTAAACGAGTATTTGATTCGATATCAGTGGCAGTAATTTGATTATTTGCTAACAATTGTTCAATCGGATGCATCATTTCACCTCATTTTAATAGTTAACTTTATGAATTAATTATAACTAAATTTGCTTCTAGGATAAACTATAAAGCCTTGAAAATCGAATGAAAAAGGGAGAAGCAAATGAACGATTTAAAAGACAGTTTTAAAGTTTTGTATCAATTTAAGACAGATTATCTCAAAGTAACATTATTATTAACAATTTTGCAGGCGTTTGTGATTGGACCATTTATTTATTATTTCTTTTTCTTTATTCTGCGGATTATTGGCGTGCCAGGTATTACAGACGCTAATCTAGGAGAGGTGTTTTCAAGTCCAGTTGCCGTCGTTATGTTGCTGATTTTAGCTCTACTGATTTTACTGTTTGTTTATTATGAACTGGGTTTCTTTATAATGATGGCGATTTATCAATTGCGAGGAGAGTCCTATACTGTTTTCAAAATCATTCAGAGACTCAACGTAAAAGCGAAATACTTTCTTAGTTATCAAGCGATTTATTTTTTGCTATATTTCTTTTTACTTTTACCAATTGCCGGATTATCTTTACCGATTACGATAACAGAAAATCTTTATTTACCACATTTTATTACAGACGAATTGATGAAAACGACGACGGGAACATGGCTTTATGTTATTGCAATTGCACTTATATTTTACATTAGCGCCAGACTAGTGTTTGCTTTGCCATATTTTATTGAAGACAAGTCGCTTAAAATTAACGGAGCAATCCAAAAAAGCTGGAAATACCCGCAAAAACGCTTATTTTTCATGCTGCTAAAATGGGTTTTAATAATTGTGGTGATTGGCTTTCTAGTATCGATTATTGCAACGATTATTATGTTACCGCTACTCTTAGTAGAAAAAACAAATCCGGGAATTGCAATGGTAACAGCTGGCATCACTTTGACTATACTTCAAGTTATCGGTTTCTTTGTCGCGGGTATTTTTCAAGGGATCATTGCGCAATTATTAGTGAAAAATGCTTTCTCTATGCAAGGGCAGCCAGTTTCAGCGGCACGTAGTCAGTTTCCACATAAAAAGCGATTTATTATTGTCGGGGTGCTCGTTTTCCTTATTTTTAGCACTTTTAATATTTATGCAGTGAATGCGACTTTATATGAACCAAACACGAAAATAATTGCTCACCGCGGTGATACGATGCATGCTGTGGAAAATACAGTGGAAGCCATCGAATCAGCTGCAAAAGCCGGGGCGGATTATAGCGAAATTGATATTCAAGAGACGAAAGACCACCAATTTGTTGTTTTCCATGATATGACACTTAGACGGCTTGCGGGAAGTTCGAGGCGAGTAGCGGATATGACTTTAAAAGAATTACAACAAACCGAAGTAACTAGCGGCGACTATTCCTCCCATATAGCTTCTCTCGATGAAATTATCAAGGCTGCGAAAAAGAATAAGATAGATTTGCTCGTGGAAGTGAAGTTGCACGGCGGGGAATCAAGCGATATGGTAAAACGACTTGTCACATTGCTCCAAAAAGAAAAAGTAACGGATAAGTATTTAGTCCAATCGCTAAACCAGCCCGTTATGGAGGAGATAGAACAAGCCGATCCTACAATAAAAACGGGCATCATTTTGGCGCTCAATATAGGAAACTTACCAAAAACATCGGCAGATTTTATCGTTTTAGAAGATTTTTCCATTAATAAACGATTACTAACACAAGCCAAACAAAACAACAAAATGGTGTTCGTTTGGACAGTGAATAAAGAAAAGCTAATGCAAATGTATTTACGGAAAAACGTAGATGGGATTATCACCAATTATCCTAAAAAGGCGATAGAACTTAGAGAGTCCTTTAATGAGAATGATTCCTTGCGAAGTCGTATTGAAAATAGGTTAGGATTTTAGACAAAAAGAATCCGCAAACAATGACTGTTTGCGGACGATTCTTATTTTAACTCAAATGATTTTTTAACTGAGTTTTTGCTGAAGCTGATTAATTCTTTTGCTTCTACATCGACTTTGTTTTGTGTATCTTGTAGTGTGTAAGTACTTGTTACTTCTAAGCTTCCACCAGGTTGTACATCTTTTTCAGAACCACCAAGGCCACCATCTGCTGCGACAGTTGTTGTTAATTGAGTACCATTTTGGAATGCTTGTTGATCAATAGCTACCATGAAAGAAATATTTTCTTTGCTGTTGTTCGTGAATTTTGTTTTGACTGCAATAGCATCTTTACCTGATAAATCCTTAACTACTTCTGAGCTAAGAATTTCTACTTTGTAATCCCCAAGTTCATTGGAATCTGCTTTCTTTTTCGTCTCAGCTTTAGCTGTCTCTTTTTTGTCCGTGCTTGCTTTATCTTCTGTCCCACCACATGCAGTTAGTGCTAGGGCAAAAGTAATAATCCCCATTAATAATAAAACGCTTTTCAATTTCTTCATTTTCTTCTCTCCTTCATCTTTTATCTGTCTCTATTAGACCATGCGGAGATAATAAAAGTCCTATGCAGTGGGCATAGGACTAGGAAAAGATTTCGTTATAAACACCATAAATAGTTACACAAACGATAATATAAATGACTATTCCTGCTTTTCTTGTACCAGGAGATGGTGATTTAAGTAAAGGTAATTTGGACCAAATACCACAGAGATTAGTAAAAATGACAAAAGCAGGAACGATTAGGAAAAAGTTACTGAAAAAGTTTACTGTATGAGACATTTTAACGCCATCAGCTGGTGGGCTGAATAAGCCGAATATCAAGAACATATAACCAAATACAGCAACGACCATTTTCCACGGGCGACCAGTTCTAAAACCGGGAATATGTTTATACCATGGAATAAAGTCGTGTTCATAGTCCTCTGTTAAATCTTCCCAATTCGTTTCAGAAGTAAAGTCGTCTGTTGTGGTGAAATCGGATAATTCAGAAACGTAGCTTGGGCCAAGTGAGTCATTTTTGACGGCTGTCCGGAAATCTTGAATGGTTTGATATCGTTGTTCTGGATCAAAGGCGGCAGCTTGCATCGCTATTTTTTCAAGCGAAGTAGCATTTTCTTTATCAGGTAAGGTGTTTTCCCCAAGCAAAAGCTCTAGCATAAGAACGCCGATGCTGTAAATATCTGAGCGCGCGTCTGTTTGCGAATAGCCGTATTGTTCTGGGGCAGCGTAGCCAATTGTTCCGAGGTTCACTGTGTCTTGATTTTTGCCGACTTCAAAGACACGGGAAGCGTCAAAATCAATTAATTTCAATACGCCATCGCTAGAAATCATAATGTTGGATGGTTTAATATCGCGGTGAATAATTGCATTTGCATGTAATTCAGTGAGTGCGTCGGACAACATCAACATGAGCCGCGTCACTTCATCCGCATCAAATGACGTATTTGCTTTCATTAAATCTGCTAAATTTTTACCGTTTATGTATTCTTCATACACAATTAATTGATTACCATTTGGAATCAGTACTTCGATTTTGGGTAAGTATTTGCTAGATAAATTTTTAAGCTGCTCAATCACAGGGGCGAAGCTGATTGGAATTATTTTACGTACGAATAATTCTCCAGTGGATGTATTTCTCGTTAGCACAGCAGGGTTTTCTTTATTATTTAGATTATCTAATTCTTTATATTGTTCTTCTATAAAAGCGAGTGTCATTTCTCCCATTTATCAAAAATCCCTTCTACACTTTATAGTAAAATTATAGCATGAAGCATAGTAGTCGGGTATATATTTCGTGATATAATGAAAAAAACAGTTGGGGGTGTGCCTTATGGATGGGGAAAAAGAGACAAGTAAATTGCTTCATGAATTAAAAAAAGCGACCAATTTACGCCAAGTATTAGATGAAAACGAGGCGGAATTTAAATCAAGCGAAATGGTTACATATTTAAAAGAATTACTAGCAGAGAAAAAATTAACGAAAGCAAGCGTCATTCGTGCGGCTAGACTCCATGAAACATATGGATATCAAATTTTCAGTGGGGTTAGAAGACCATCACGCGACCGAACAATCGCTCTTTCTTTTGGATTTCAATTATCAGGATTAGAGGCAAGCAGATTGTTAAAATATACAGAATATCCTCCATTGTATGCAAAAAATCGGCGGGATGCGATTATTATTTTCGCCTTAGACCATGGCTACACACTAGACCAAACCAATGATTCTTTATACGATCTAGAAGAAGCATTGATTGAAACATATAAAGAAGAAAAACCACTTGTTTAGATTTAACTAGAAATCGGGTATAATTTAGGGAGACCTAAATGATTGGAGACTAGTTATGATAAATGAACAAACAATTTTACAAGCAGCAACAAGCGAAAAAAACGCCGGAGACTTTCCTAAAGTAGTTCAAGGTTTCAAAGATCTAGGCGTAACTAAATATCAATTTTTAGTACAAAAGGGCGTTTATGTCTTTTGGGATGAAACTGATACTCGAGTAGAATCTAAACTAAATGGCGTTTCTATGCCTGTCGCAGAAGAAATTTCAAGCGAGAAAATGAAAGATGCCATCAAACAAGCACAAGCGGGGAAAATAGATTTTGAAATGTTTATTAAACTAGCTGGGTTAGCAGGTGTCGGACTGTGGGAAGCTGATTTAACTGCAATGAAAGTAACCTATATAGATAATGCTGGAAATGATCTAGTCGTTGAACCAATTCCAAGCGTTTAAAATGTAAAAGACAATAGCTTATTGTCTTTTTTTAGTATTTTTAAATTTAGGAATTATGTTATGCTGAGAAGGGTGAAAGAAGAGAGGTAAAGTATAATGGATATGATCACATACTTTCTAATTGCACTAGGTACAAGTGTTGTAGGGAGTTTTTTAGGGATTGGTGGCGGAGTTATTCTTTTGCCAATTCTGCTATTAATGGGTGTTTCTCAAGGAACGGCGGCCTTTAGTTCTGCGCTGACAGTATTCACGATGGCGATTTTCACTTGCAGCATTTACTATAAGAGAAAGCAAGGGGATGTAGGATTGGCGCTGAAAATCGCCGTAACTAGTATTCCGACGACTTTTCTTGGTGCGATGGTAAATCAAATGTTGCCGGAAGCGGTGTATCGTTTTCTATATGGCGCGTTAATCGTTGTTTTACTTGGGATAATGATTTGGAAAAAGAAACGAAATGATGAAAAACCACATTTTCTAAGTGAATATCGAATAATTCCGTATGTTTTCGGGGTGATTATCGGATTTTTAGCTGGTTTGTTTGGAATTGGCGGAGGACCAATCGTCATACCGATTTTATTATTAATCTTTATGTTAAGCCAAAAGACAGCATCAGCGACATCTAGTTACGTGACCTTACTGACATCACTCGCAAGCATTGGGTCGTATGCGCTCATTGGTGGAAGCGATTTTTCAATTGGGATTTACATGATACCGGGAGCGATAATTGGTGCGCTCATTGGAACGCGTTTAAATAAACTCTTAGATGAAAAATGGATTGCTATTTTATTCAACATTTTACTTATAGCCCTTTTTGCTTTAAATTTAATTAAAAATTAATTCGAAACAAGCTATCAAGGTAGCTTGTTTTTTGTTGTCCCAAGCGATTTTATGTTAAGCTTAAAAAGAGTAGGAGGGATGAAGCATGAAAAGGAACCCGCAAGATTTTGCTGCGTTTTTACTAACAATCCTAACTGTAACTTGGATAATTTTAACTTGGGGATTACATATTTCTGACATTGTACCAGGAGGAGAAAAGGGCGTATGGTATAAAATAATTCCGCTGTTTTTAGGCATTATTTCCACAATAAGTGTCTTTTTTGTGAAAGAGAAACTGGTCAAATGGATGTTACTCGGTTTTAATATATTATTATTGGTTTTAATTTATTTTGTGTATCATATTGGGGAAATAGGGATGTTTTAAGCGGGAGTTGATAGGATGAATGAACCAAGCCAAGCGGTAATCTATCAAATTTTATCTAGAACAGAAGAACAAAATGCAACGATGGATCATTTGGTTTTTGAGATGATGCAATTCCCTGGTGCTGCGGCTTTTACAAAAAATGAGTTGTTGTTTGGGGTGTATTGGTTAGAAACGTATCAGTATATTTTTCGAAGCACAGAAAAACAAACTACGAGATATTACCGAACGCCAAAGGGGCATGAAAAATTAGTTGAACTAGAGGTTTTAAAAAAGAAAACTGGCTTTATTTCCTAGGAAATAAAGCCAGTTTTTTATAAATATTTTGCCATTGTAATATCTGTGCTTTGGAAACCGACTTTATTATACAAGCCGATTGCTGTTTGGTTGTGCGCGAATACATGGAGTCCGATTTTCGTGATGTGCATTTCTTTAGCAAGCGTATCTAATGCAGCTAATGTTTTTGTTCCATAGCCTTTACCACGGTAGGCTTTAAAAATCACAAAATCATAAATAAAAGCATGTTTCCCTGAGAGCGTTTCGTCCACATGGAACCATAAATAGCCAATTTTTTCATCGGAAACAATGTTGTAAAGATACTCGCTTGGTGTAGTAATCCCATCATAGAGCAGTTTGTCAAAAGAAGTTTGAGCGTTTGCTAAGGATTCCTCAACGGACCATG belongs to Listeria swaminathanii and includes:
- a CDS encoding MarR family winged helix-turn-helix transcriptional regulator, with amino-acid sequence MEVRTLKPCTERSELLYRMHLLSKEISHVFEQQTNMSFTKVEILFHIQQTPGQSQNRLKEKLYIDSASITRHLKRMEEQGLIVRKKQDENKRYTYLFLTPAGEAELASLLLEKEKFQREALEAFSEEEVSALLKSVTKMMNNVEKMEEKLK
- a CDS encoding NADP-dependent oxidoreductase gives rise to the protein MKAVVIENYGGKEELKEKEVAMPKAGKNQVIVKEAATSINPIDWKLREGYLKQMMDWEFPIILGWDVAGVISEVGEGVTDWKVGDEVFARPETTRFGTYAEYTAVDDHLLAPLPEGISFEEAASIPLAGLTAWQALFDHAKLQKGEKVLIHAGAGGVGTLAIQLAKHAGAEVITTASAKNHELLKSLGADQVIDYKEVNFKDVLSDIDVVFDTMGGQIETDSYDVLKEGTGRLVSIVGISNEDRAKEKNVTATGIWLQPNGEQLKELGKLLADKTVKPIVGATFPFSEKGVFDAHALSETHHAVGKIVISFNK
- a CDS encoding DUF1398 domain-containing protein, with the translated sequence MINEQTILQAATSEKNAGDFPKVVQGFKDLGVTKYQFLVQKGVYVFWDETDTRVESKLNGVSMPVAEEISSEKMKDAIKQAQAGKIDFEMFIKLAGLAGVGLWEADLTAMKVTYIDNAGNDLVVEPIPSV
- a CDS encoding glycerophosphoryl diester phosphodiesterase membrane domain-containing protein — its product is MNDLKDSFKVLYQFKTDYLKVTLLLTILQAFVIGPFIYYFFFFILRIIGVPGITDANLGEVFSSPVAVVMLLILALLILLFVYYELGFFIMMAIYQLRGESYTVFKIIQRLNVKAKYFLSYQAIYFLLYFFLLLPIAGLSLPITITENLYLPHFITDELMKTTTGTWLYVIAIALIFYISARLVFALPYFIEDKSLKINGAIQKSWKYPQKRLFFMLLKWVLIIVVIGFLVSIIATIIMLPLLLVEKTNPGIAMVTAGITLTILQVIGFFVAGIFQGIIAQLLVKNAFSMQGQPVSAARSQFPHKKRFIIVGVLVFLIFSTFNIYAVNATLYEPNTKIIAHRGDTMHAVENTVEAIESAAKAGADYSEIDIQETKDHQFVVFHDMTLRRLAGSSRRVADMTLKELQQTEVTSGDYSSHIASLDEIIKAAKKNKIDLLVEVKLHGGESSDMVKRLVTLLQKEKVTDKYLVQSLNQPVMEEIEQADPTIKTGIILALNIGNLPKTSADFIVLEDFSINKRLLTQAKQNNKMVFVWTVNKEKLMQMYLRKNVDGIITNYPKKAIELRESFNENDSLRSRIENRLGF
- a CDS encoding DUF5067 domain-containing protein, with the protein product MKKLKSVLLLMGIITFALALTACGGTEDKASTDKKETAKAETKKKADSNELGDYKVEILSSEVVKDLSGKDAIAVKTKFTNNSKENISFMVAIDQQAFQNGTQLTTTVAADGGLGGSEKDVQPGGSLEVTSTYTLQDTQNKVDVEAKELISFSKNSVKKSFELK
- a CDS encoding DUF3116 family protein, with the protein product MNEPSQAVIYQILSRTEEQNATMDHLVFEMMQFPGAAAFTKNELLFGVYWLETYQYIFRSTEKQTTRYYRTPKGHEKLVELEVLKKKTGFIS
- a CDS encoding GNAT family N-acetyltransferase, whose protein sequence is MTTSNLEDFLSTAIIDYAKEKVEAGTWSVEESLANAQTSFDKLLYDGITTPSEYLYNIVSDEKIGYLWFHVDETLSGKHAFIYDFVIFKAYRGKGYGTKTLAALDTLAKEMHITKIGLHVFAHNQTAIGLYNKVGFQSTDITMAKYL
- a CDS encoding serine/threonine-protein kinase; protein product: MGEMTLAFIEEQYKELDNLNNKENPAVLTRNTSTGELFVRKIIPISFAPVIEQLKNLSSKYLPKIEVLIPNGNQLIVYEEYINGKNLADLMKANTSFDADEVTRLMLMLSDALTELHANAIIHRDIKPSNIMISSDGVLKLIDFDASRVFEVGKNQDTVNLGTIGYAAPEQYGYSQTDARSDIYSIGVLMLELLLGENTLPDKENATSLEKIAMQAAAFDPEQRYQTIQDFRTAVKNDSLGPSYVSELSDFTTTDDFTSETNWEDLTEDYEHDFIPWYKHIPGFRTGRPWKMVVAVFGYMFLIFGLFSPPADGVKMSHTVNFFSNFFLIVPAFVIFTNLCGIWSKLPLLKSPSPGTRKAGIVIYIIVCVTIYGVYNEIFS
- a CDS encoding sulfite exporter TauE/SafE family protein → MDMITYFLIALGTSVVGSFLGIGGGVILLPILLLMGVSQGTAAFSSALTVFTMAIFTCSIYYKRKQGDVGLALKIAVTSIPTTFLGAMVNQMLPEAVYRFLYGALIVVLLGIMIWKKKRNDEKPHFLSEYRIIPYVFGVIIGFLAGLFGIGGGPIVIPILLLIFMLSQKTASATSSYVTLLTSLASIGSYALIGGSDFSIGIYMIPGAIIGALIGTRLNKLLDEKWIAILFNILLIALFALNLIKN